GGCCGGATCAAAGCCGCCGGCATCGCCGTCGGTCATAATGCAGTAGCTCACCTGGACGCCGGCAGCCGTCCACGCCGCGATGGTGCCGGCAGCAGCGAAGTCGATATCGTCCGGGTGGGCGGCGAAACAGAGCACCCGCTCAACCCGGTGTGCGGCCGGGTTGAACGGGCTCTGTGCCATAGCGGGTTCGGCCACTGTCAGCCTTTACGCTTCTTGATTTCTGCCGTGGCCTGGGGCAGGACATCGAAGAGATCCCCGACGATGCCGAAGTCGGCGATCTCGAAAACCGGTGAGTCGGCGTCCTTGTTGATGGCCACGATGACCTTGGCCGTTTGCATGCCGGCCTTCTGCTGGATGGCGCCGGAGATGCCTGCCGAGATGTACAGCTGGGGGGACACGGTCTTCCCGGTCTGGCCCACCTGCGCGTCGTGGCTGATCCAGCCGGCGTCAGTGGCCGCACGGGAGGCACCCACGGCAGCGCCGAGGGCGTCGGCGAGTTCCTCCACGGGGCCGAAGTCGCCGTCCAGCCCGCGGCCGCCCGCCACCACAATCCGCGCGTCGGTGAGGTCCGGACGCCCGCTGGCCACCTTTTGCTCGCGGGAGGTGATGCGGGCAGCCGCTGCAGTGCCGTCGTCGGCCACCTCCACGGCGGAAGTCTCCGGTACAGTGGCGGCGGGCGCCGGCTCGGGGGTAATGCTGTTGGCTTTCAGTGTCAGCACGGAGACCGGCGTGGTGGCTTTGGCAGCGGTGGTGTAGGAGCCGGCAAGGACTGACTTGTGAGCCGTGCCATCGGCGTCGACCGCCACGACGTCGGTGATCACGCCGGCGCTGAGCTTGATGCCCAGCCGGGCCGCGATTTCCTTGCCTTCGGGCGAATTATCGAGAAGCACCGTGGTGGCGCCCGCTGCCGTTGCGGCGGCGGCGAGGTAGGCGGCCTTCGGTGCGACGAGGTAGTCGTCCAAATTGGCGGCAACGGGCTGGAAGATCGCCGTGACGCCATACTCCGCGAACGCCGCCGCGACTGCCGGGTGTACGTCCCCGTTGAGGGCGACGGCGGTTTCACCCAGGGCGCGGCCCGCGGTCAGCAGTTCCAGGCTGCTCTTTTTCAGGGCTTCTCCGGGCTGGTCAATGAATACAAGTACGTTAGCCATGTCTGTGATCCCTCTTAGAGCAGCTTCTGGGCGGCCAGGAAGTCGACGAGCTTGATGCCGGCGTCGCCTTCGTCGGTGATGATGGTGCCTGCGGTGCGTGGCGGCCGTTCCGCGGCGGCGGTCACGGTGGTCCAGGATCCGGCGTGGCCCACCTGTGCCGGGTCGACGCCGATCTCCGCCAGCGAGAGCGTGGTGATGCTCTTGCGTTTGGCGGCGATGATGCCCTTGAAGTTGGGGTAGCGCGGTTCGTTGATCTGGTCCGTCACCGAGACGACGGCGGGCAGCGCGGCTTCCACGGTCTCGGAGTAGGTGTCGGCGTCGCGGCGGGCCGTGAGCCGGCCGCCGTCCACCGTCAGCGATGACGCAAAAGTCACCTGCGGCAGGCCGAGTCGTTCGGCAAGCTGTGCCGGCACCAGGGATGTCTCGCCGTCGGTGGAGGCCATGCCGGTCAGGACGAGGTCCACCGCCCCGAGGTGCCGGACGGCTGCCGCGAGCGCCAGCGAGGTGGCGGCGGCGTCCGAACCCGCCAGGGCGCTGTCCGTCAGGTGCACGCCTTCGGTGGCACCCATCTGGAGCGACTTCTTGACGGCGTTGACCGCACCGGCCGGGCCCATGCTCAGCGCGATGACCTGGTTCCCCGCCTTGGCGCCGCCGCGCGCTTCGGCCAACTGCAGGGCAGCCTCCAGCGCGTACTCATCCAGCTCCGAAAGGATGCTTTCGTCGCGGTCCGTGGTGTAGCCCTCTCCGTTGAGGTGACGGTCGAACTGGGCGTCCGGTACATGCTTGACCAGGACGACGATCTTCAATGTATCTTCCACTGTGTTTACAGCAGCCTTCCATGCTTGTGGACAGCCAGCCGGGTGGGGTCATGGCCTCGGAACGCCCGGGGTACGGGTAGATCCTAGCTAACCATATAGTCGCCCCGCGTTGCCGTCCCGTTAACCCCTGTGTCAGGGCCGGGCGGCCTGGGGTGGAAGCAGACGACGGCGGCGGTCACCGAGGTGACCGCCGCCGTCGTCTGCTCCTGTTTCAGTTCCTGTTGCTTGGGTTCCTACTGGTCCGCTGCCGTTCCCAGGGTGACGTCCAGAGTCTGCTCCTGGCCGTTGCGCTGGACGGTGATTTTGGCTGTGGATCCGCCGGCCTGCTCGCGGACGGCTGCCGTCAGCTGGTTGGGTTCACTGACGGTCAGGTCGTTGAACTTGGTGATCACATCACCCACCTTGATGCCTGCCTTCGCGGCTGCCGAATTGGGTTCGACGGTGGCTACGTCCGCTCCGACCGAGAAGCTGGACGAACTTCCCGAGGACTTGTCCCGAACGCTCACACCCAACTGGCCGTGGGATGCCTTGCCGGTATCGATGAGCTCCTGCGCCACCCGCTTGGCGTGGTTGATGGGGATGCTGAAGCCGACGCCAATGTTTCCGCTGGAGGACGACGAAGAAGAGTCGGAACCGGCGGACGCGATGGCAACGTTGACGCCGATGATCTCGCCCTTGGAGTTGACCAGGGCGCCGCCGGAGTTGCCGGGGTTGATTGCGGCGTCAGTCTGGATCACGTTGATGGCGATGGATCCCTGGTTGGCCGTGCTCTGGCCCTGCCCGCCCCCCGGGGGCGCGAACTGGAAGCCCTGGTCCCCGCCCTGGGAACTGTCCCCGTTCTTGGGTGCCGCGGAGGAGGCCACGCTAATGGTCCGGTTCAAGGTTGAGACGATACCGTCCGTCACAGTGCCGGTGAGACCCAGCGGGGAGCCGATTGCAATTGCCGTGTCACCGACATTGAGCTTGCCGGAATCCCCGAGGGTTGCCGGAGTGAGCCCGGAGGTATCGTCCACCTTGATCACGGCAAGGTCAGACAGCGGATCTGTCCCCACCAGCGTGGCTTTGAGGACCTTTCCTGCGCTGGTGCGGACCTCCAGGGCCGCGTTGGCTGTCTGGCCGTCCAGGGTAACGACGTGGGTATTGGTGAGGATGTGCCCCTTGTCGTCCAGGACGATGCCCGACCCCGTCCCGCCGGCATTGCCGGCCGAAGCGCTGATGGTCACCACACTGGGGGTAGCCTTCAGGGCCGCAGCCGTAATGGCATTGACATCGTCCTTGTTGTTGACGATCACCGTGCCGGGCTGGCTGCTGGTGCTGCCGACCGCTGAAGATGAATTGTTGACGAGTGCACCCGAACCGACGGTGGCCACGCCGCCACCCACGAGGCCGGCGGCGAGGATGCTGGCCACCAGGGTCCCGACACCGAAGGAGGCCTTCCTGCGGGGGGCGTCAGCGGGGTTGGGTGCCGAGTTGTATTGCCCGGGGTTGTACTGGCCGGTGTAACCGCCCGGCAGTGCTGAATGGGCGCCCTGCGGCTGCTGGTGCGGGTCGTGCTGGTTGTGCGCCTGCTGGCCGTATGGCTGCCCGCTGTGGGTTTGCTGGTCGCTTGCCTGCTGGCCGTAGAACGGCTCACGGGGAGGGTAGACCGGACGTGGCGCGCCGGGCAGTTGCTGGGTCGGGTTCCCGGGCGCCCCGGAGCGGTCCAGTTGCTCAGTCGGATGGGAGTGACCGCCAGTGCTGCTGCCGGCTTCCGCAGGGGCCTGGGCCGGGTTCCGGCTCCCGTCCGGCTGCCGGTTATCAGGCGCTGCACCCGGGTTTGGGTTCTCAGTCATTGGACTTCCTTTCATCCTCGTCTGCATTAACTATGTACCGTTTGACTGGAACTGGGGCGAACGTTGGCTGGGAGGTTCCTGAGTGCGTTAATTATCCGCTGATCCTCGAACTTCGGGGGGTTTCGCTGGTGGCATATTCGCCTCGATGGACGCACCCATAGGTGCACCATAGAATCAAAAGGAATTGCCACAGCGACCTGCGGCTTTACACCACGCGTGGGGGCGCTGCTGAATTCTGAGACGCTGATTCGTCCTGAATCGGTGTCAGGCGTGCTGAAGGGTTGCACATGCGGTCAAAGTTCAAACGTATCCTCGCCGTGATCGGCCTGACAGGGCTGCTCGCGGTTCCCGCCGGCGCGGCTTGGGCCGAACCGCCGGTAACCATCCCGTCCGGCACGAACATTGTGGATAACGCCAATGTTCTGGGCAGCCGCAAGGGCGAAGTGCAGACCGCCATCCAGACGCTGCTAAAGGACCACAAGTACAACCTCTATGTCGTGACGGTGAACTCCTTCGACAACCCGTCCAAGCCTGAGGACTGGGGCAAGGCTGTTGCTACCCAAAAATCAATGGGCAAGGCCGATGTCCTGCTGGCCATTTCCACGGCGGGCCAGTTCTACTTTGCGACTGACGCTTCGAGCGCCATCAGGTCGAAACAGTCCAACATCAGCCAGAATGCCGTCACCGCCAACCTGGCTGGTGGCAAGAAGGATTACGCCCAGGCCGCTATCGACACTGCAGCTGCCATTGGCGATGCAGCCGGAGGAGGCAGCGGCAACG
The window above is part of the Pseudarthrobacter sp. IC2-21 genome. Proteins encoded here:
- a CDS encoding electron transfer flavoprotein subunit alpha/FixB family protein, whose translation is MANVLVFIDQPGEALKKSSLELLTAGRALGETAVALNGDVHPAVAAAFAEYGVTAIFQPVAANLDDYLVAPKAAYLAAAATAAGATTVLLDNSPEGKEIAARLGIKLSAGVITDVVAVDADGTAHKSVLAGSYTTAAKATTPVSVLTLKANSITPEPAPAATVPETSAVEVADDGTAAAARITSREQKVASGRPDLTDARIVVAGGRGLDGDFGPVEELADALGAAVGASRAATDAGWISHDAQVGQTGKTVSPQLYISAGISGAIQQKAGMQTAKVIVAINKDADSPVFEIADFGIVGDLFDVLPQATAEIKKRKG
- a CDS encoding electron transfer flavoprotein subunit beta/FixA family protein, producing the protein MKIVVLVKHVPDAQFDRHLNGEGYTTDRDESILSELDEYALEAALQLAEARGGAKAGNQVIALSMGPAGAVNAVKKSLQMGATEGVHLTDSALAGSDAAATSLALAAAVRHLGAVDLVLTGMASTDGETSLVPAQLAERLGLPQVTFASSLTVDGGRLTARRDADTYSETVEAALPAVVSVTDQINEPRYPNFKGIIAAKRKSITTLSLAEIGVDPAQVGHAGSWTTVTAAAERPPRTAGTIITDEGDAGIKLVDFLAAQKLL
- a CDS encoding S1C family serine protease, translated to MTENPNPGAAPDNRQPDGSRNPAQAPAEAGSSTGGHSHPTEQLDRSGAPGNPTQQLPGAPRPVYPPREPFYGQQASDQQTHSGQPYGQQAHNQHDPHQQPQGAHSALPGGYTGQYNPGQYNSAPNPADAPRRKASFGVGTLVASILAAGLVGGGVATVGSGALVNNSSSAVGSTSSQPGTVIVNNKDDVNAITAAALKATPSVVTISASAGNAGGTGSGIVLDDKGHILTNTHVVTLDGQTANAALEVRTSAGKVLKATLVGTDPLSDLAVIKVDDTSGLTPATLGDSGKLNVGDTAIAIGSPLGLTGTVTDGIVSTLNRTISVASSAAPKNGDSSQGGDQGFQFAPPGGGQGQSTANQGSIAINVIQTDAAINPGNSGGALVNSKGEIIGVNVAIASAGSDSSSSSSSGNIGVGFSIPINHAKRVAQELIDTGKASHGQLGVSVRDKSSGSSSSFSVGADVATVEPNSAAAKAGIKVGDVITKFNDLTVSEPNQLTAAVREQAGGSTAKITVQRNGQEQTLDVTLGTAADQ